One genomic region from Equus asinus isolate D_3611 breed Donkey chromosome 8, EquAss-T2T_v2, whole genome shotgun sequence encodes:
- the SLC17A4 gene encoding probable small intestine urate exporter isoform X1, producing MSTRAEAKATVGDISNDGNLNMAQVQTSRKGFCSVRHGLAFTLYICNFLIYTQKMSMSIAIPAMVNNTVLSSPANASTERPPTDSQDNQNETSKEFKAVAPMYDWSPEIQGIILSSLNYGSFLAPIPIGYVAGIFGAKYLVGVGLFISSVLTLFIPLVTDAGATFLIVLQIVQGIFQVIVNTSQYSIWVKWAPPQERSQLISIAMSGSVLGSFIILLVGGFLCQTVGWPYIFYIFGGIGCACSFLWFPLVYDDPANHPFISTGEREYIVCSLAQQDYSSDLSLPIKAMIKSLPLWSILVSYFSEFWLFNIFVAYIPTYINSVLQVNLRDSGILSALPFLVGSICMILGGLLADFLLSRKILRLVTIRKLFTAMGVIFPSVLCVSLPWVSSSHITTMAFLVLFTAFSSLSEAGSFVNILDIAPRYVTFLRGLLQVSYHISGAISPTVTGIFLSQDSEFGWRNIFLLSAAINTSGLVFYLIFGQAEVQEWAKEQTITHL from the exons GCTTTTGTTCAGTCCGACATGGGTTGGCCTTCACCTTATATATCTGTAACTTTTTAATTTACACCCAAAAAATGAGCATGAGCATTGCCATCCCAGCTATGGTGAACAACACAGTGCTGTCCAGCCCTGCCAATGCCTCAACAGAAAGACCTCCCACCGACTCCCAGGACAACCAGAATGAAACTTCAAAGGAATTTAAGGCAGTG GCTCCTATGTATGACTGGAGTCCTGAAATCCAGGGAATCATCCTCAGCTCCCTCAACTATGGCTCATTCTTGGCCCCAATCCCCATTGGCTATGTGGCTGGAATATTTGGAGCCAAGTACTTGGTTGGTGTTGGCTTGTTTATTTCCTCAGTCCTGACCCTCTTCATTCCATTGGTGACTGATGCTGGAGCAACCTTCCTCATTGTCCTTCAGATTGTCCAAGGCATATTCCAG gttataGTAAACACAAGTCAGTATTCAATTTGGGTCAAATGGGCTCCCCCACAAGAAAGGAGTCAACTCATTTCCATTGCTATGTCAG GATCAGTGCTGGGGTCCTTCATCATCCTTCTTGTTGGTGGTTTCCTCTGCCAGACTGTAGGATGGCCTTATATCTTCTATATCTTTG GTGGAATTGGCTGTGCCTGTTCTTTTCTCTGGTTTCCTCTTGTTTATGATGACCCTGCGAATCATCCATTCATCAGCACCGGTGAAAGGGAATACATCGTGTGTTCACTGGCTCAGCAG GACTATTCGTCAGACTTGTCTCTTCCCATTAAGGCTATGATCAAATCCCTACCACTTTGGAGCATTTTAGTCTCTTATTTCAGTGAATTTTGGCTTTTTAATATCTTTGTGGCATATATACCAACATACATCAACTCTGTACTTCAAGTTAACCTCAGAGAT AGTGGGATCCTGTCAGCCCTGCCGTTTCTTGTTGGCTCTATCTGCATGATCCTTGGAGGTCTATTGGCAGATTTTCTCCTCTCCAGAAAAATCCTTAGACTTGTCACCATCAGGAAACTCTTCACTGCCATGG GAGTTATCTTCCCATCTGTGCTGTGTGTGTCCCTGCCCTGGGTCAGTTCCAGCCACATCACCACCATGGCCTTCTTGGTACTGTTTACTGCCTTCAGCAGCCTCTCTGAAGCAGGATCCTTTGTTAACATCTTGGATATTGCTCCTCG gtaTGTTACCTTTCTCAGGGGACTATTGCAAGTCTCTTATCATATTTCAGGAGCCATCTCTCCCACTGTTACTGGAATTTTCCTCAGTCAG GACTCAGAGTTTGGTTGGAGAAATATCTTCTTGCTTTCAGCTGCTATTAACACATCAGGCCTGGTCTTCTACCTCATCTTCGGCCAAGCAGAGGTCCAGGAGTGGGCTAAAGAGCAGACAATCACCCACCTCTGA
- the SLC17A4 gene encoding probable small intestine urate exporter isoform X3: protein MSTRAEAKATVGDISNDGNLNMAQVQTSRKAMVNNTVLSSPANASTERPPTDSQDNQNETSKEFKAVAPMYDWSPEIQGIILSSLNYGSFLAPIPIGYVAGIFGAKYLVGVGLFISSVLTLFIPLVTDAGATFLIVLQIVQGIFQVIVNTSQYSIWVKWAPPQERSQLISIAMSGSVLGSFIILLVGGFLCQTVGWPYIFYIFGGIGCACSFLWFPLVYDDPANHPFISTGEREYIVCSLAQQDYSSDLSLPIKAMIKSLPLWSILVSYFSEFWLFNIFVAYIPTYINSVLQVNLRDSGILSALPFLVGSICMILGGLLADFLLSRKILRLVTIRKLFTAMGVIFPSVLCVSLPWVSSSHITTMAFLVLFTAFSSLSEAGSFVNILDIAPRYVTFLRGLLQVSYHISGAISPTVTGIFLSQDSEFGWRNIFLLSAAINTSGLVFYLIFGQAEVQEWAKEQTITHL from the exons CTATGGTGAACAACACAGTGCTGTCCAGCCCTGCCAATGCCTCAACAGAAAGACCTCCCACCGACTCCCAGGACAACCAGAATGAAACTTCAAAGGAATTTAAGGCAGTG GCTCCTATGTATGACTGGAGTCCTGAAATCCAGGGAATCATCCTCAGCTCCCTCAACTATGGCTCATTCTTGGCCCCAATCCCCATTGGCTATGTGGCTGGAATATTTGGAGCCAAGTACTTGGTTGGTGTTGGCTTGTTTATTTCCTCAGTCCTGACCCTCTTCATTCCATTGGTGACTGATGCTGGAGCAACCTTCCTCATTGTCCTTCAGATTGTCCAAGGCATATTCCAG gttataGTAAACACAAGTCAGTATTCAATTTGGGTCAAATGGGCTCCCCCACAAGAAAGGAGTCAACTCATTTCCATTGCTATGTCAG GATCAGTGCTGGGGTCCTTCATCATCCTTCTTGTTGGTGGTTTCCTCTGCCAGACTGTAGGATGGCCTTATATCTTCTATATCTTTG GTGGAATTGGCTGTGCCTGTTCTTTTCTCTGGTTTCCTCTTGTTTATGATGACCCTGCGAATCATCCATTCATCAGCACCGGTGAAAGGGAATACATCGTGTGTTCACTGGCTCAGCAG GACTATTCGTCAGACTTGTCTCTTCCCATTAAGGCTATGATCAAATCCCTACCACTTTGGAGCATTTTAGTCTCTTATTTCAGTGAATTTTGGCTTTTTAATATCTTTGTGGCATATATACCAACATACATCAACTCTGTACTTCAAGTTAACCTCAGAGAT AGTGGGATCCTGTCAGCCCTGCCGTTTCTTGTTGGCTCTATCTGCATGATCCTTGGAGGTCTATTGGCAGATTTTCTCCTCTCCAGAAAAATCCTTAGACTTGTCACCATCAGGAAACTCTTCACTGCCATGG GAGTTATCTTCCCATCTGTGCTGTGTGTGTCCCTGCCCTGGGTCAGTTCCAGCCACATCACCACCATGGCCTTCTTGGTACTGTTTACTGCCTTCAGCAGCCTCTCTGAAGCAGGATCCTTTGTTAACATCTTGGATATTGCTCCTCG gtaTGTTACCTTTCTCAGGGGACTATTGCAAGTCTCTTATCATATTTCAGGAGCCATCTCTCCCACTGTTACTGGAATTTTCCTCAGTCAG GACTCAGAGTTTGGTTGGAGAAATATCTTCTTGCTTTCAGCTGCTATTAACACATCAGGCCTGGTCTTCTACCTCATCTTCGGCCAAGCAGAGGTCCAGGAGTGGGCTAAAGAGCAGACAATCACCCACCTCTGA
- the SLC17A4 gene encoding probable small intestine urate exporter isoform X4 gives MSMSIAIPAMVNNTVLSSPANASTERPPTDSQDNQNETSKEFKAVAPMYDWSPEIQGIILSSLNYGSFLAPIPIGYVAGIFGAKYLVGVGLFISSVLTLFIPLVTDAGATFLIVLQIVQGIFQVIVNTSQYSIWVKWAPPQERSQLISIAMSGSVLGSFIILLVGGFLCQTVGWPYIFYIFGGIGCACSFLWFPLVYDDPANHPFISTGEREYIVCSLAQQDYSSDLSLPIKAMIKSLPLWSILVSYFSEFWLFNIFVAYIPTYINSVLQVNLRDSGILSALPFLVGSICMILGGLLADFLLSRKILRLVTIRKLFTAMGVIFPSVLCVSLPWVSSSHITTMAFLVLFTAFSSLSEAGSFVNILDIAPRYVTFLRGLLQVSYHISGAISPTVTGIFLSQDSEFGWRNIFLLSAAINTSGLVFYLIFGQAEVQEWAKEQTITHL, from the exons ATGAGCATGAGCATTGCCATCCCAGCTATGGTGAACAACACAGTGCTGTCCAGCCCTGCCAATGCCTCAACAGAAAGACCTCCCACCGACTCCCAGGACAACCAGAATGAAACTTCAAAGGAATTTAAGGCAGTG GCTCCTATGTATGACTGGAGTCCTGAAATCCAGGGAATCATCCTCAGCTCCCTCAACTATGGCTCATTCTTGGCCCCAATCCCCATTGGCTATGTGGCTGGAATATTTGGAGCCAAGTACTTGGTTGGTGTTGGCTTGTTTATTTCCTCAGTCCTGACCCTCTTCATTCCATTGGTGACTGATGCTGGAGCAACCTTCCTCATTGTCCTTCAGATTGTCCAAGGCATATTCCAG gttataGTAAACACAAGTCAGTATTCAATTTGGGTCAAATGGGCTCCCCCACAAGAAAGGAGTCAACTCATTTCCATTGCTATGTCAG GATCAGTGCTGGGGTCCTTCATCATCCTTCTTGTTGGTGGTTTCCTCTGCCAGACTGTAGGATGGCCTTATATCTTCTATATCTTTG GTGGAATTGGCTGTGCCTGTTCTTTTCTCTGGTTTCCTCTTGTTTATGATGACCCTGCGAATCATCCATTCATCAGCACCGGTGAAAGGGAATACATCGTGTGTTCACTGGCTCAGCAG GACTATTCGTCAGACTTGTCTCTTCCCATTAAGGCTATGATCAAATCCCTACCACTTTGGAGCATTTTAGTCTCTTATTTCAGTGAATTTTGGCTTTTTAATATCTTTGTGGCATATATACCAACATACATCAACTCTGTACTTCAAGTTAACCTCAGAGAT AGTGGGATCCTGTCAGCCCTGCCGTTTCTTGTTGGCTCTATCTGCATGATCCTTGGAGGTCTATTGGCAGATTTTCTCCTCTCCAGAAAAATCCTTAGACTTGTCACCATCAGGAAACTCTTCACTGCCATGG GAGTTATCTTCCCATCTGTGCTGTGTGTGTCCCTGCCCTGGGTCAGTTCCAGCCACATCACCACCATGGCCTTCTTGGTACTGTTTACTGCCTTCAGCAGCCTCTCTGAAGCAGGATCCTTTGTTAACATCTTGGATATTGCTCCTCG gtaTGTTACCTTTCTCAGGGGACTATTGCAAGTCTCTTATCATATTTCAGGAGCCATCTCTCCCACTGTTACTGGAATTTTCCTCAGTCAG GACTCAGAGTTTGGTTGGAGAAATATCTTCTTGCTTTCAGCTGCTATTAACACATCAGGCCTGGTCTTCTACCTCATCTTCGGCCAAGCAGAGGTCCAGGAGTGGGCTAAAGAGCAGACAATCACCCACCTCTGA
- the SLC17A4 gene encoding probable small intestine urate exporter isoform X2, with translation MSTRAEAKATVGDISNDGNLNMAQVQTSRKGFCSVRHGLAFTLYICNFLIYTQKMSMSIAIPAMVNNTVLSSPANASTERPPTDSQDNQNETSKEFKAVAPMYDWSPEIQGIILSSLNYGSFLAPIPIGYVAGIFGAKYLVGVGLFISSVLTLFIPLVTDAGATFLIVLQIVQGIFQVIVNTSQYSIWVKWAPPQERSQLISIAMSGSVLGSFIILLVGGFLCQTVGWPYIFYIFGGIGCACSFLWFPLVYDDPANHPFISTGEREYIVCSLAQQDYSSDLSLPIKAMIKSLPLWSILVSYFSEFWLFNIFVAYIPTYINSVLQVNLRDSGILSALPFLVGSICMILGGLLADFLLSRKILRLVTIRKLFTAMGVIFPSVLCVSLPWVSSSHITTMAFLVLFTAFSSLSEAGSFVNILDIAPRYVTFLRGLLQVSYHISGAISPTVTGIFLSQERPGSPQRLEQSSG, from the exons GCTTTTGTTCAGTCCGACATGGGTTGGCCTTCACCTTATATATCTGTAACTTTTTAATTTACACCCAAAAAATGAGCATGAGCATTGCCATCCCAGCTATGGTGAACAACACAGTGCTGTCCAGCCCTGCCAATGCCTCAACAGAAAGACCTCCCACCGACTCCCAGGACAACCAGAATGAAACTTCAAAGGAATTTAAGGCAGTG GCTCCTATGTATGACTGGAGTCCTGAAATCCAGGGAATCATCCTCAGCTCCCTCAACTATGGCTCATTCTTGGCCCCAATCCCCATTGGCTATGTGGCTGGAATATTTGGAGCCAAGTACTTGGTTGGTGTTGGCTTGTTTATTTCCTCAGTCCTGACCCTCTTCATTCCATTGGTGACTGATGCTGGAGCAACCTTCCTCATTGTCCTTCAGATTGTCCAAGGCATATTCCAG gttataGTAAACACAAGTCAGTATTCAATTTGGGTCAAATGGGCTCCCCCACAAGAAAGGAGTCAACTCATTTCCATTGCTATGTCAG GATCAGTGCTGGGGTCCTTCATCATCCTTCTTGTTGGTGGTTTCCTCTGCCAGACTGTAGGATGGCCTTATATCTTCTATATCTTTG GTGGAATTGGCTGTGCCTGTTCTTTTCTCTGGTTTCCTCTTGTTTATGATGACCCTGCGAATCATCCATTCATCAGCACCGGTGAAAGGGAATACATCGTGTGTTCACTGGCTCAGCAG GACTATTCGTCAGACTTGTCTCTTCCCATTAAGGCTATGATCAAATCCCTACCACTTTGGAGCATTTTAGTCTCTTATTTCAGTGAATTTTGGCTTTTTAATATCTTTGTGGCATATATACCAACATACATCAACTCTGTACTTCAAGTTAACCTCAGAGAT AGTGGGATCCTGTCAGCCCTGCCGTTTCTTGTTGGCTCTATCTGCATGATCCTTGGAGGTCTATTGGCAGATTTTCTCCTCTCCAGAAAAATCCTTAGACTTGTCACCATCAGGAAACTCTTCACTGCCATGG GAGTTATCTTCCCATCTGTGCTGTGTGTGTCCCTGCCCTGGGTCAGTTCCAGCCACATCACCACCATGGCCTTCTTGGTACTGTTTACTGCCTTCAGCAGCCTCTCTGAAGCAGGATCCTTTGTTAACATCTTGGATATTGCTCCTCG gtaTGTTACCTTTCTCAGGGGACTATTGCAAGTCTCTTATCATATTTCAGGAGCCATCTCTCCCACTGTTACTGGAATTTTCCTCAGTCAG GAACGACCAGGAAGCCCACAGAGGCTGGAGCAGAGTTCTGGGTAA